actggataaatataacatcaggacttgctagagacataaagttcctggatgtaataactgactgcttcatggagcaattggttcaggaaccaacaagagagggagctattttagatgtaattcctagtggaacacaggatttggtgagagaggtaacggtggtggggccacttggcaacagtgattataacatgatcaaatttaaataactggaagggggacaataagtaaatctgcagctctaacactaaactttcaaaagggaaactttgataaaatgaggaaaatagttagaaaaaaactgaaaggtgcaggtgcaaaggttaagtgttcaacaggcatggacattgtttaaaaatacaatcctaaaggcgcagtccatatgtattcctcacattaagaaaggtggaagggaggcaaaacgattaccatcatggttaaaaggtgaggtgaaagaggctattttagccaaaaaaaatccttcagaaattgaaagaaggatccatctgaagaaataggataaaacataagcattgtcaaagtgtaaaacattgataagacaggcgaagagagaatttgaattgacgttggcaatagaggcaaaaactcataataaaaactttttaaaatatatccgaagcaagaaacctgtgagggagtcggttggaccattagatgacagaggggttaaaggggctcttagggaagataaggccattgcagaaagactaaataaattatttgcttccatgtttactaatgatgatgttggggagataccagttctggagatggttttcaggggtgatgagtcatatgaactgaatgaaatcactgtgaacctggaagttgtagtggccagattgacaaactaaagagtagcaaatcacctggaccggatggtatgcatcctagggtactgaaggaactaaaaaatgaaatttctgatctattagttaaaatttgtaacctcattaaaatcatccattgtacctgaagactggagggtggccaatgtaaccccaatatttaaaaaaggctccagaggcgatccgggtaactatagactagtgagcctgacttcagtgccgggaaaaatagtagaaactattctcaagatcaaaatcgtagagcatatagaaagacatggtttaatggaaaacagtgaacatggatttacccaagggaagtcttgcctaacaaatctgcttcatttttttgaaggggttaataaacgtggataaaggtgaaccggtagatgtagtgtatttggattttcagaagggcatttgacaaagtccctcatgagaggcttctaagaaaactaaaaagtcatgggataggaggtgatgtcctttcgtggattacaaactggttaaaagacaagaaacagagagtagaattaaatggtcaattttctcagtggaaaagggtaaacagtggagtgcctcagggatctgtacttggaccggtgcttttcaatatatatataaatgatctggaaaggaatacaatgagtgaggttatcaaatttgcagatgtacaaaattattcagagtaaatcacaagcggattgtgatacattacaggaagcccttgcaagactggaagattgggcatccaaatggcagatgaaatttaatgtggacaagtgcaaggtgttgcatatatggaaaaataacccttgctgtagttacacaatgttaggtgccatattaggagctaccacctaggaaaaagatctgggcatcatagtggataatactttaaaattgtcggctaagtgtgctgcagcagtcaaaaaaccaaacagaatgttaggtattattaggaagggaatggttaataatgcctctatatcgctccatggtgagactgcacctggaatactgtgtacaattctggtcgccacatttcaaaaatgatatagttgcgatggagaaggtacagagaagggcaacaaaatgataaacgggatggaacagctcccctatgaggaaaggctgaagaggttagggctgctcagcttggagaagagacggctgaggggggatatgatagaggtctttaagatcatgagaggtcttgagcgagtagatatgaatcggttatttacactttcgaataataggacgactagggggcattccatgaagttagcaagtagcacatttaagactaatcggagaaaattctttttcactcaatgcacaataaagctctggaatttgttgccagaagatgttgttagtgaagttagtgtagctgggttcaaaaaggtttggataagttcttggaggagaagtccattaacggctgttaatcaaatttacttaaggaaatgccactgctattaattgcatcagtggcatgggatcttcttagtgtttgggtaattgccaggttcttgtggcctggtttggcctctgttggaaacaggatgctgggcttgatggacccttggtctgacccagcatggcaattttttatgttctttttttttcacatttcctcttgccgttgaagcatagagcaatgttggagtcgcattaaccgtgtgtatgtttattgaattaggatattaatctccaggtagtagccgtcattcctgcaagccgcccctatgcctcttctcttcattcccatcttccatgcctctttgaaatccttcacagttttggtcttctcCATTCCTCCGGAAAGGCGTTCCAGGCATCTaacaccctctccgtgaagaaatacttcccgacattggttctgaatcttcctccctggagtttttgtttttcatgaaaacctggcaaccctgagTTGGGGGCGGGCTAGTGAAACTAGGAAAGACACTGGTACAGCACGAGAGGAAGAGCGGGTTACCTCAGTCAGCACAGGCCTGGTTTTCCCGGGCTTGTACCACTGCCTTGCCTAGGAAAATGGAAACTCTAGTTCCGTGCCTGCGGCAGCCCGACCTGCGTGCCGATGCGCACCGCAGCCCTGCCTGCGGGATAAAAGCTCATTACTAGGTTTTTGAGACGCGATTGCCAGCGATAGTAAGGGGTTTTAGGATGTACTTGAGGTGGAAAAAAAGCTTATCCATATTGGGGATTTAGCAAGAAAATACGGGGTGATATTcgatttatttcattgtgccaaagaaggagggctccttttatcccatcctggacctcaaaggcatTAGCTGTCATCTGCGAGTGaagcattttcacatggaaacattgcgcttgatcataatggctgtgcagtcgggCGGAGTtcctgacctccttggatctgtccaaaGCATATTTTCACATTTCCATCTGACTGGAGCATCAGCATTTCCTGCAGTTCACAGTTTTGGGAcgccattttcagtttcgggcactgccctttggtgtGGCCACCACTCCCAAgatcttttccaaggtaatggtggtagttgcagcagcattgagaaaagatggaatcctggtatgcctgtatttggacaactggctgattcgtgccaagtcactggaagagagccacctggtaaCTCACAAGGTGAATTCCCTGTTGCGGGAGCTTGGGTAGGTGGTCAGCGTAGCCAAGAGCAGCCTTTAGCCTACTCagtccctggaatacctggggATTTGGTTTGACACATagcagggcagggtgtttctAGTTGCTACTTCAAATCTGTCTGCTGTCTCGGTGGGAtacgcagtctcaggactatttgattcagctcctcctgctgatggAAATATTcttccaactgcagtggtggctacaggcgGATCATCTACAGAAGGGAGTCTCCCTGTCCCCACCGGACTGGCTACTGTTGACAATGGATGCAATCTCcgaggttggggagctcactgtcaggagctgacggcgcagatcctttattgcatactatgtaaatattcactgtaaatgcgttttactatgtaaatattcctgtcccttttctcttttttcctcctatcccagttggtaatttccttgttcattgtaactattattttctgcaccagttcaattaccctagttctatgttcattacacgacttgttaaatgtaaaccgacttgatgcaacctctggtcgtgaaagccggtatagaaattaataaataaataaataaataaaaataagagtctctctggaacatcaatcggctggaagcggGCCGTGCAGTTCGGCGACAGGCTGCGAGATTGGTCATTCcaaataatgtcggacaatgcaacgactgtggcttacattagtcggcagggaggtaccaagagccatcaggtgtcactggaaatagatcaacttatggaatgggcggaggtGCATCCCCAGATGATCTTAGCCCCGCACATTGCAGGCAAAGATACATCAGAACAGATTTCTcaacagagagagcctggacccaggagagtgggcgttgtcaGACGAGACATTTCAGCTGATTCGAGATTGCTGGGgtcctcctgttcctggacctgttggtGATTTTGCACAACGCGAACTTTCTGCGATTCTTCAGCCACGGAAGGGATCTGAAGTCCTTGGGGATTGATGCCTAATGCAGGtgtggccggaagacaagttgctatatgcctttcctccatggctcaTTGTGGGCCGATTAATTCACAGGATCAAACGCCACAGGGGGATGGTGTTCTTGGTTGCtctagattggcccaggaggcagtggtatgcagatctgcagaggctcctggtggattcaCCTCTTCGACTTCCAgcacacaggaacctgttgcagcaggtaCTTGTCTTTCACAAAGTTCTGACTCAGTTTTATCtgacggtatggcccttgaacgGGCTTTCTTGCTAAAACATGGCAACTCtgctgcagtgatttccaccttgctaagagctagaaagttctccacttccttggcctatgtgtgagTTTAGagggtttttgaggcctggtgtgaggatcgaggtactcttccttccttggtcaagattccgcttgttttggaatttttgcaggatggcataaataaaggcttggctcttaattTCTTGAAGATAGAAGTAGCGGCTGTCACCtttttcaggggtcaggtaaataGTAGATCCTTGTCAGTTCATcttgatgtggcctgttttctgaaaagAGTGAAACATTTTTGTCCTCTTTTGCAGTTTCCGGTGCCCCTGTGGAGTCTGAATTTGATTTtagattttttggcaggccctacatttACACCACTATGTACTCTGTCCTTGCTGTTGctgactttgaaaactgtgttccttgtGGCGATTTGTTCGGCGCATAGGATGTCCGAATTGCAGGCCTTGTCGAGAaccatttctccaggtgactccaaAGGTAGTCACTGGGTTTCACTCGAATCagaccatctccctgccatctctggaagtcggatcgcctgtttgtccttcattgcagtactagacagggagagccagctTCACGGGCTACTATACCTctctggattaaggaagtagtcacgGCTGCCTATGTGGATACTGGGAAGCCATTGCCTAGTTAGGTTCGGGCTCCggtagtgtcatgggcagaagttagattgttgtctcctgtcgacatttgccgagctgcgacgtggtcctccatacacaccttttccaggtattatcgcctggctgttcaggcccgggaggatgcagcatTTGCACATGTGGTTTTGTGTGGACTGTGGGCAGCTTCCCACCCTATTCAgtagtagcttgggtacatctcacttgttctggattcaaggcttgctggaatggtggctactacctggtgattactacccttactcaataagctttctcacggttaatgcaactccagcattgctctctgcttcaacggcaaggggaaatgtggaaaagaagatttgcattcagacaacaaccaacaaggcattgatcggtgcagtctgggtaaacaagcattggggtaacttgcttgatgcggcggttactacccttaaccattaagccttatgcttcacttttgatgcaactccaacattactctctacatcaatgacaggggatggcaggaaattcaaatcaaacagttaccaacaagggccctgaacttggtggtcggtgaaagagataagtatgggaaaataagtgtgggagcttgctgggcagactggatggaccgttttgtctttttctgccgtcatttctatgtttctatatgtttctatctgattggatgctaagaaatgagaaattactacttgcctgataatttccttttcttttggacAGTCAGATAAATCCAGCTTCCTTCCCTTGGCTGCTGTGTAGTTGCCTATTCCTCCTGTGTGCCTAAATATTACAGGGATTCCTgaaagtgttactccagtccctagactagtgttatgtTCTTATCGGAGCTCAGTGTttggctgagtattgacatgATTAGTTATTTTTAATCAAAGTTTTTGACTAGTCTGTCCACAggtgcttttgaagagaatactggcgggctgagaTCACTGCATGGGATTTGTACTGAGATGTCAGCCTTCTCCATATCAGGTTAGTAATTACTCAGTTGGCAGAAATGGACTAGTTGGCCCATTTGTACCTGCCTACTGTCACAGGTCACACTTGATCTGTGGGCTTCTCCCTTCTGTCCCCTGCTATTAAGGTCCCATGTATTTAACCTCTGCTGGAAGTCTGCTCTAAGCGTCCACATCCTCTcgatgaaaaagcattttctcataTTCCTTATGCTCCTTCCCTTCTACCTCACATGATGAGCCCTTGTTCTTGAGCTTCCTTCTTGTACTGCATTAAAGCCTATTtaggtatttgaatgtttctatggtatcttcccttttcttccttttttttctaaaGAGGACATCTTTAGCTCCTTCTGTTGCTCTGTGAATGCTTATAGTGAAGATTGTGCACCATGTTGGTTAATCCTTCTTTAACACAGAAGTCCATCTCAGGTTTCTCTTCACCTCTTACTGACTGCATGCAGAGTCCATTCTAGCAACAGAGAAATCCACCTTATTGTCCTCTCTTCTCATCACTTATACTCAGAGACCATTTTAGGGACAAAAATCCCACCTTTCATTGCCTACACCCAGAGTCCGTTCCTGAGGGCAGAGAAATGCACTtcaggtcttcctcctcctcccagaggCTCCATGAGTATATGCATCCTGTTGAGGTTCTTCTCTGGCTTGCAGGTGTGCTCTTGGACCAGCCCCCTGGGAGATCAGCCTCTGGCTCCTTTCCTTAAGCTGCACTGTGGGTCAGTAGGTGAGAAGTACTATGCTCAAGCATTTCCAACAGCTACAGTGACCACGAATAAGTAATGGCATCCTCAAAGCAGAGCGTGAACAGCTGCTGCTGCCATGGCTCCTCTGTGCCAGGCAGCGTTCACCAGACCTTGGACGAGATGGACTTTGAAAGAGGTAAAAATATGCTAACCTTATCCAGCGTTGACTTTTCTTATGTACTCCGTCCCGCCTACATGCACTGAATCCCTGCTGTACCCAACActaccccctcacacacactgccacacTGATCCCTGCTGTACCCAATTCTTCCCCACTACATACACTGTCACTGATCTCCGCTGTACCCAACACTACCCCCACACACTGTCACATTGATCCCTGCTGTACCCAGCACTGCCCCTACACACTGATCCATGCTATACCTAACATTTCTCCCCCACAAGCTCATATTGATCCTGTTGTACCCACCACTGTCCTCTCTTACTGTCACCCTGATCGACCCATCACTATCCCCCTGCTTATACTGTTGCACTAATCCCTGTTGTACCCAGCACACACTCAAACTGATCCTGCTGTACCCCACACTATCTTCTCTCCCCCTGTTACACTCACTGGCATACTGATTCCTGCTGAAGCAAACCCTGCTTCTAAAAGGAAAGAGATGTTACTATCCTTCGATATAACTTTCTCAGTGGATTGCCTAGAGATCTGAAGGACATACATGTGTATAAGGCTCTCAGAGGGGTCTTCTTTGTTAACAAATGTTTAATCTCTGATAGGTATTTGGCCAGCTGCCATGAATGGGGACCTTCTCCGTGTCAAGAGGTTTATTGAGCGGGGAACTGACCCCAGTTGGCAGGATCGCTCTGGTTATACGGCCCTGGTTAGTGCCACAGCTGTCAAGATAGGCAGACCATAAgcctgcggggaggggggggggggcggcacagGAGGGTGGATGGCCTGTCATTTATAAAATAACAAGTAACACTCAAGCACTGATGCACCATAGCCACCCTGGCCCAAAAGTAGTGCTCTGCTGGGAACTTCTTTCCTGAAGTGGATTGGACTGGGAGTGCTGCAGAGTTAGCACTTACTGCCCCATGGGGAAGGAAGCAGCAGCTCCATGGTTTATTTCACTAGGAATGGCAGCTGCATGGCCCAAGAGGCCACTGTTTGCAGATCTGAAGTGAAGGGTGTCTCTACCCCCTTCCACCACAGGGAGGCACTGTGATTGCTTGTTTGAgtgtgaggagggagaggaaagcaAAACATTTCATAGGCAAAGGCAGCAAGCAACATAGATGAAATTAAGCATAGACTCGTGCTACATGTATATAATGAAGCATGTAGGCAACATACAAGAGAGATGGCTAATGAGACCAGGTTGAGCAGTCAAGCACAAGACTGTTTGGGCTCCTTGATCATAGCTAGCTGACAGGATAGGGTAGGTGTAGTCAGCTCCAGTCTTCGAGAGCCACATCAGGTCTGGTTTACAAGGTATCCATGGTGTGCATGAGATGTGTCTGAGTTGGCCACTCCAGGGACAGAAGCAGTTCTGGGTATGATGGCTCACTGATGAAAGAGGGCTTCCTGATGAGAGTAGGAGTATTTCTGTATGGGAGAGGGTACGGCTAACATCTCACTCTGTTTTGTAGCACTATGCCAGCCGACACGGTCACCTGGCTGTCTGCGATCTCCTGCTGCGCAGTGGAGCATGCTGCAATGTGCAGACCAACGGAGGGGCCACACCCCTGCACAGAGCCTGCTACTGTGGGCACACTGAGGTGGTGCAgctgctgctgtcccagggagCAGACCCTGGCATCGCAGACAACGATGGCATGACCTGTCTGCACAAGGTACAAGTGCTGGGAGAGACTGGAGGGGGAAAACCAGGTTAGGGTAAGAGAGAAATTCAAGAGACACCAGAAACTGTGCTGGAAGTGTGATGAGGGGATTGTGAatgggaggaggaaagagagaagcAGCATTACAAGGGCATGCTGAGTGTTTGTCTCAGCACAGGgaagaagtgttgcttgttgttCAGGCCACAGCTATGAGTCAGGAGATGTTCTCGGACATGAGTTGTAATGCCAGCTCTGCCAGTGACTTTGTGGTACACTGGACAAGTCAACTAATCTCCCTGTGCCCCAGTTAACTGAACTATAATTGAGAACTAAAAACGTTTTCCTCCCTGCCATCCCATCCCAGCAGCCTTCCACGTTATCCCTGTGTCAGGAACATGTCCCTAGGGGTTAGAAAGCTCCTGTGTCATTGGACATGCCTTAGCAGATACTCGGGTAACTTCTGGTGGCACAGTAGCATGAATGCTGGGTCTTGAATGACCAATTATAAAGCACAAAACTAAAGATCACTGCTCAAGCTTCAGAAGATGTAGCTGCTGTGCTGTAACTGTGAACATAACAGAAAGTAAAATTCACAGATATACTAGTACTTAATACAGAACCCTGTGCACAGAGAAGTTACAGGCAAGTCAGGAAGCAGATTCGGCAGCCACATtccccctgcatttcagttgcttgaagATGACGCCTCTGCCTTTTGCCTCAGATCAGCTGTAAGGTCTGAGCTGTGAGTTGAGAATGATTCCTTCTTGGCCTTTTAGCTGACATTGAGAAACCTCTATAACCTGGGAGGTGGGGAAGTCACGACCAACCACCCCCCCCTGCTGGAGCCACAACCAACTGGGAGGATTAAGCCTcttattaaaaaagcaaacaaaaggtTTCCTATTCTTCAGCAGAGCTGCAGTGTATTTTCATGTTAAAGATTGAAAACTTACTGCACGTGGAAGGAATTTATTTTCTCTGTTCAGATACTGAAACACATACTCTTCTCGTTGTGTAACTATTTCTTTGTATGTAATGACAACTCCCCTCACTGAATATCTTCAATACAGCATTCCTTTTACTTAATATACTGTTTACATTGAAATCCCCAATGGCAGCATGGAGTCTTGACCCATTCCACATTTGGTACATGTGAAAAGATTCAGAATTGATGATGAATATACACATGGATTAAACAATACTTAATTTTGGATCCTATTTCTTTCCTTTTATCTGCTTCCCTAAAGGCATTTAAATTTACTAATGCTCTCTTCCTCTACATTTTCTTATGgaaacaaaaaatgatttttgcaCCTTGTTAAGTgatcctgcttcttttttttttaccatgcttTCATTTCAAATCTAAACTTAATCAAGTTCATCTCTGAGGAGGTCAAGTTTCTTTCTGCAAAAGAAacctttgcatttaaaaaaaaaaaaaaagtctgtcctTTTCATTTCACTTTATTTGATCTTTAATATAAAGATGGTGTGTGGATGGTATTGTTATGAGACAGAGGTCAGATAGCAAAATTCTGAAGCAGAGAAAGTTCTGCACCCATAGAACTGCAGAAGTGTGGTGACTGGGGCTCACTTATAAAGACAGTGAgtcatattttaaaaagaaaaatatctgcaaaaaatattttttaaattctacaaAATTGcaattgtgtgttttgttttgtttttttttacgagGAATGAATTTTGCATATGCATGGAAACCCCTaatccctgtacatacccggatcagtccagactactgggtttattcatctcttccagcagatggagacagagaaagtttcactgacactgcttcataatccctggtgccacctgtagttcctcagtatttctcttgtctccagcagatggtggctggtgcataaacctgcagttctgaggtgtggtgaattttttttcttttttggatgtgAGCCTTTCCTCCCAGGAGTGTTTGGGTCCTGGTGGATCCTTCCCTGTTTGGTTGAAGTGGACAAGCTGGAGGTCGATGATCTTTTTGTATGCTCGCGCCTTTAGTCCgaggggtgtaaatctggtggtccagatccctccccttcatgaggctGCTCAGGCGGCTGTAGGCTCAGGTGgctggtatctttttttttttttttttctttcatcaaCTTGCCTTTCTTTAAATTTCTGGTTTCAGTCTCTCCTTATTTCTTTTTGCCTTCTGCTGAACCTGAGCTGGACAGCTCCGTGTTAACTGCAGAG
This sequence is a window from Rhinatrema bivittatum chromosome 5, aRhiBiv1.1, whole genome shotgun sequence. Protein-coding genes within it:
- the LOC115092892 gene encoding ankyrin repeat domain-containing protein 39-like, yielding MASSKQSVNSCCCHGSSVPGSVHQTLDEMDFERGIWPAAMNGDLLRVKRFIERGTDPSWQDRSGYTALHYASRHGHLAVCDLLLRSGACCNVQTNGGATPLHRACYCGHTEVVQLLLSQGADPGIADNDGMTCLHKAAEKGHVDLCHLLLQHSPGLKSIRDRKSRRASDLVPAGEGLKNLLEA